The Burkholderia pyrrocinia genome includes a window with the following:
- a CDS encoding condensation domain-containing protein, with the protein MSSIEFINELAERGIELWAQDGKLQYKAPKGAVTPSLVDELRTHKATLVALLEQFAGTAGTYPLSFAQKSLWSLHQLNPESAAYNVTYATRIDDDVEVATLRRCVDYLIARHPILRTAYRVVDGEPRQQVGSDARAQFTVDRVFAADEAAIRRWIDDESNRPFDLTQSPIRLKLLLNEHDGANAIRVVLLLNVHHIAADFWSLEILLSELRTLYRLAHAGEPLKLPRLSVQYKDCVEHERARLDGSDGEHLAAFWRRELAQGFPVLSLATDRLRPPRKTEHGRVYDWPLGATLSHQVRDTAKLLRVTPYMLLLAVYQLHLHLHTGQERLMIGAPTSGRNVPGSESVVGHFVNTVVLACEVRPDDSFDDLLRRTREMMLRVLDHQDYPFPMLVDALRPARDPSRSPIYQVMYNWNQARGDFAAQHSADVPFYRERLAASSTGTRGATHDLTLNVQDLGDEYSTAWTFNTDLFDDTTIDRFANQYKHLVEQVVADATRRLTQYRLAVAPDDDAQGRITAARAFARQVTYADFDTLRDTSRGAWEFDGRTISYDDVYRAVRAVRAQFDTLAIGVGQCVALRLKSVAEHAVVLLAIRAVGARYIVSGDTPDGNADAVCRGRGDEWSGWNIGAIDVVRVHHANAPDDRMAADEAAAVEPLLDYVGQLLHLDADTTALVLHGTQDVLAAAALARVVLAGGRARLSERASIGALASDDPVYAKIACAELDHLLEDGPALIVPSLLLRHADAAGVVRAHALVAYGEHPHALTALVNRDRAPAAACFVPLRCAEIFPAMCAFVAGRNGWRLLAPSYPGRVALVLGSSRSFADDRQAGELHFFDGTPARTSDEVVPLETACRDRTFISTGVAVVRRDGDVLCVDPSLRVARHRPVPIEIGTVEQAISAVPGVAAAVCVCVIRDTQEMLVAYIVADGSDLDACVLENAVRSALKQVLPDSMHPDAMMVLDRLPLDACGALDADRLPLPRASETAVRIASTDIERKLAAIWADVLGQPSVGVDHDFFELGGDSILAAVIVSRAALDGMYLKPQDIFQHTTVASLSTVVRETPGLDVDQGAVHGEAALGPAAQWFVERVEVDRSHFNQALLVPLGETPDANIMAEAIRVVARHHDVLRSRFVVRDDGMHHVFAGDNGSDEADFSVVRCVDPDGRHCERIWRDAIDAAQSSLDIESGRLMAIRWLESTSVSGSRLLIVVHHMAIDGVSWSILLQDLADCYLRLRARTAAALPLKTSSVKAWVDQWIALAQSDALDGDRHYWRRVNAQVRDVLSGPKRVALMRHGLATIVQHAYQESSLSCAITLDADLTHAFRTTAPRAYGTDANDLLIAALHAGFRAWSGCDALLLDVEGHGRDALGDSIDLSRSVGWFTSIYPVLVDAPATASDPSALIKSVKARLREVPRKGASYGVLRYLDPTPQAGDDSLVSFPQAPILFTYLGQLEQLSGPSSLYGGPPEPAPGIRSPRQRRTHLLDIVAYVSRGRLTVESSFFGVPGVDESIGCLMCRVEEALTMLVRHCSADGVGGLTPDDVPQLDVDQHALDALLDEIDALER; encoded by the coding sequence GTGAGCTCGATCGAATTCATCAATGAACTGGCCGAGCGGGGAATCGAGCTCTGGGCCCAGGATGGCAAGCTGCAGTACAAGGCGCCGAAGGGCGCCGTAACGCCGTCGCTCGTCGACGAGCTGAGGACCCATAAAGCGACGCTCGTCGCGCTGCTTGAACAGTTTGCCGGCACCGCAGGCACCTATCCGCTTTCATTCGCGCAAAAGTCGCTGTGGTCGCTGCATCAGCTCAATCCCGAAAGCGCGGCGTACAACGTCACGTACGCGACCCGCATCGACGACGATGTCGAGGTGGCCACACTGCGTCGCTGCGTCGACTATCTGATCGCCCGTCACCCGATCCTGCGCACCGCGTACCGTGTGGTCGATGGCGAGCCGCGACAGCAGGTCGGTTCGGACGCGCGCGCGCAGTTCACTGTCGATCGCGTATTTGCGGCGGATGAAGCCGCCATCCGTCGGTGGATCGACGACGAGTCGAACCGCCCGTTCGACCTGACGCAGTCGCCGATCCGGCTCAAGCTGCTCCTGAACGAACATGACGGTGCAAACGCGATTCGCGTCGTGCTGCTGTTGAACGTACACCATATTGCCGCCGATTTCTGGTCGCTGGAAATCCTGCTCAGCGAGCTTCGCACGCTGTACCGGCTCGCGCATGCGGGCGAGCCGCTGAAACTGCCGCGTCTATCGGTGCAGTACAAGGATTGCGTCGAGCACGAGCGCGCGCGGCTCGACGGGAGCGACGGCGAGCATCTCGCCGCGTTCTGGCGCCGGGAACTGGCGCAAGGATTTCCGGTGTTGAGCCTTGCAACCGACAGGTTGCGTCCACCGCGCAAAACGGAGCACGGTCGCGTATACGACTGGCCGCTCGGTGCGACACTGTCGCACCAGGTACGCGACACGGCCAAGCTGCTGCGCGTGACACCGTACATGTTGTTGCTCGCGGTCTACCAATTGCATCTTCACCTCCATACCGGACAGGAGCGGTTGATGATCGGCGCACCGACTTCCGGGCGCAACGTGCCGGGCAGTGAAAGCGTGGTCGGTCATTTCGTAAACACTGTCGTGCTTGCATGCGAGGTACGACCCGACGATTCGTTCGACGACCTGCTGCGACGCACGCGCGAGATGATGCTGCGTGTGCTCGATCATCAAGACTACCCGTTCCCGATGCTTGTCGATGCGCTGCGCCCGGCGCGCGATCCAAGCCGGTCGCCGATCTACCAGGTGATGTACAACTGGAACCAGGCACGCGGCGATTTCGCCGCGCAACACTCCGCCGACGTGCCGTTCTATCGTGAGCGACTTGCCGCGTCGAGCACGGGTACGCGCGGCGCGACACACGACCTGACACTCAACGTTCAGGATCTCGGCGACGAATATTCGACCGCGTGGACGTTCAATACGGATCTGTTCGACGACACGACAATCGATCGGTTCGCGAACCAGTACAAACACCTCGTCGAGCAGGTGGTGGCTGATGCGACCCGACGCCTGACCCAATACAGACTCGCGGTTGCGCCGGACGACGATGCTCAAGGCCGTATCACCGCTGCACGCGCGTTCGCGCGCCAAGTGACGTACGCCGATTTCGATACGCTGCGGGATACATCGCGCGGTGCATGGGAATTCGACGGTCGGACGATCTCCTACGATGACGTGTACCGCGCGGTACGCGCCGTGCGTGCGCAATTCGACACGCTCGCGATCGGTGTCGGCCAGTGCGTGGCACTTCGCTTGAAAAGCGTCGCCGAACATGCAGTCGTGCTGCTTGCGATCCGTGCCGTCGGCGCGCGCTACATCGTATCGGGCGACACCCCGGACGGGAATGCTGACGCGGTGTGCCGGGGTCGTGGTGACGAGTGGTCCGGCTGGAACATCGGCGCTATCGACGTGGTGCGTGTACATCACGCCAATGCGCCAGACGATCGCATGGCCGCGGACGAGGCGGCGGCGGTCGAACCGCTGCTCGATTACGTCGGCCAATTGCTGCATCTGGACGCCGACACGACTGCGCTGGTTCTGCATGGTACTCAGGACGTGCTCGCGGCGGCGGCGCTCGCTCGAGTTGTGCTTGCGGGGGGGAGGGCCCGATTGTCCGAGCGGGCGTCGATCGGTGCGCTCGCCTCCGACGACCCCGTGTACGCGAAAATCGCATGTGCCGAGCTCGACCATTTGCTCGAAGACGGTCCCGCGCTGATCGTGCCGTCTCTCCTGTTACGGCACGCCGACGCCGCTGGCGTCGTGCGGGCGCACGCGCTTGTCGCTTACGGTGAGCATCCGCATGCGTTGACGGCACTCGTTAACAGGGATCGCGCACCCGCTGCGGCATGCTTTGTGCCGCTGCGCTGCGCGGAAATCTTTCCGGCGATGTGCGCGTTCGTGGCGGGGCGAAATGGCTGGCGGCTTTTGGCGCCGTCGTATCCGGGACGCGTAGCGCTCGTGCTCGGATCGTCTCGAAGCTTCGCCGACGATCGACAAGCCGGGGAACTGCATTTCTTCGATGGCACGCCGGCCCGCACGTCAGACGAGGTGGTTCCGCTCGAGACAGCCTGCCGGGACAGGACGTTCATATCGACCGGCGTTGCAGTCGTGCGCCGTGACGGCGATGTGCTGTGTGTGGACCCTTCGTTGCGCGTCGCGCGTCACCGGCCCGTACCGATCGAGATCGGCACGGTCGAGCAGGCCATCTCGGCCGTTCCCGGCGTTGCCGCCGCGGTATGCGTGTGCGTCATCCGGGACACGCAGGAAATGCTGGTCGCCTACATCGTCGCGGACGGCAGCGACTTGGACGCGTGTGTCCTCGAGAATGCAGTTCGTTCGGCATTGAAGCAGGTTTTACCTGACTCAATGCACCCGGACGCGATGATGGTGCTCGATCGCCTGCCGCTCGACGCATGCGGCGCACTCGACGCGGACCGGCTCCCGCTGCCACGCGCAAGCGAGACGGCCGTACGTATTGCGTCGACCGACATCGAACGCAAGCTCGCCGCTATCTGGGCCGATGTTCTCGGCCAACCGTCCGTCGGCGTCGACCACGATTTTTTCGAACTCGGCGGTGATTCGATTCTCGCCGCCGTCATCGTATCCCGGGCGGCGCTCGACGGGATGTATCTGAAACCGCAGGACATCTTCCAGCATACGACCGTGGCAAGCCTGTCGACGGTGGTGCGCGAGACACCAGGCCTCGATGTCGATCAGGGGGCGGTGCACGGCGAGGCAGCACTCGGTCCCGCGGCACAGTGGTTCGTCGAGCGAGTCGAAGTCGATCGTTCGCACTTTAACCAGGCGTTGCTCGTTCCGCTCGGCGAGACGCCCGATGCAAACATCATGGCCGAGGCGATTCGTGTCGTCGCGCGCCATCACGACGTGCTCCGTTCGCGCTTCGTTGTGCGCGACGACGGAATGCATCACGTATTTGCCGGTGACAACGGGTCGGACGAGGCTGATTTCTCGGTCGTCCGATGCGTTGATCCGGACGGCCGGCATTGCGAACGCATTTGGCGCGACGCGATTGACGCAGCACAGAGCAGCCTCGACATCGAAAGCGGCCGGCTGATGGCAATCAGGTGGCTCGAGAGCACCAGCGTGTCGGGCAGCCGGCTACTGATCGTCGTCCATCACATGGCGATCGACGGCGTATCGTGGAGCATCCTGCTGCAGGATCTGGCGGATTGCTATCTGCGGTTGCGTGCCCGTACGGCGGCGGCGTTGCCACTGAAGACGAGTTCCGTGAAGGCATGGGTCGACCAGTGGATCGCGCTTGCGCAGAGCGACGCGCTTGATGGAGATCGTCACTACTGGCGGAGGGTGAACGCACAGGTGCGCGATGTGTTGAGCGGGCCGAAGCGGGTGGCGCTGATGCGCCACGGGCTTGCGACGATCGTTCAGCATGCCTATCAGGAGTCGTCGCTCAGTTGCGCGATTACGCTCGACGCCGATCTGACTCACGCGTTCCGCACCACTGCACCGCGCGCCTATGGAACCGACGCGAATGACCTGCTCATTGCAGCACTCCACGCGGGTTTTCGTGCGTGGAGCGGTTGCGATGCGTTGCTGCTGGACGTCGAGGGGCACGGTCGGGACGCGCTCGGCGATTCGATCGACCTGAGCCGCAGTGTCGGCTGGTTCACGTCGATCTACCCGGTGCTGGTCGACGCGCCGGCTACCGCGTCGGATCCGTCGGCGCTCATCAAGTCGGTCAAGGCTCGACTGCGCGAGGTACCCCGGAAGGGAGCGAGCTATGGCGTACTGCGCTATCTCGACCCGACGCCCCAGGCCGGCGACGATTCGCTCGTTTCGTTTCCGCAGGCGCCGATCCTGTTCACCTACCTCGGTCAACTGGAGCAATTGTCGGGGCCGTCGTCGCTTTATGGCGGGCCGCCCGAACCCGCGCCGGGCATTCGCAGCCCGCGCCAGCGGCGCACGCACCTGCTGGACATCGTCGCGTACGTCTCGCGCGGCAGATTGACCGTGGAGTCCAGCTTCTTCGGAGTGCCGGGCGTTGACGAAAGCATCGGCTGCCTCATGTGTCGCGTCGAAGAAGCGCTGACGATGCTCGTTCGCCATTGCAGCGCCGACGGGGTTGGCGGATTGACACCCGACGACGTTCCGCAACTCGATGTCGACCAGCACGCTCTGGACGCACTGTTGGATGAAATCGACGCACTCGAGCGCTGA
- a CDS encoding type I polyketide synthase, which translates to MGCRLPGGADSADALWSMLAEGTDAVGPVPADRWTDAVYDPRPGRRDTSYSRHGGFIDDVDRFDAAFFGVSDREASHIDPQQRLLLECTWRALEDAGFSRETIAPYRTGVFVGSSVDDYARVSEGVPDDALSYAQTSLGTARPFAAGRISYLFGFHGPALHLDTACSSSLVAVHLACHSLRTRESDVAFAGGVNLMLSPEMTIALSELQALSPSGRCRTFDAAADGYVRGEGCGVVALMRLSDAREQGRSIRAVIRGSAVNHDGRSNGMTAPNGRAQRDVIREALERAGVSPADVDYVEAHGTGTPLGDPIELRALEDVYCRGSSRTQDLYVGSIKTNIGHLESAAAVAGLMKVICALQKGELPRHLHFDTPTAHVDWQTNGIRVASEHAAWPSSRPGRRVAAISSFGMSGTNAHLIVEAWQGEHTSHSDASAALPGHARFDIWPLSAHTAPMLKQAIGACAAHLHADASLAPDAVASALRIKRDSHRHRVAIVADSRDALLDALSAAERAISMRHVPPGGVRDRLAFLFTGQGAQRAGMARQLYRDFGPFRDVFDACDVHVEAQGELSLVDVLWGDHQDRIHETRHTQPAMFALEVALARLWMHWGVVPDVVMGHSIGEYAAACIAGVFSIEDGCRLVTARGRLMDTLTAPGRALAVFANVSQVADAVRDYPGRVAIAADNAPDSVLVSGDPDAIESLERLFAASGIATKVLAASRAFHSPLMDSMLDEFGAVAATVQYRAPAIPIVSNVTGRFETERLCDPAYWVEHVRATVAFRAGVDTLLDDKVTTVVEIGPGKTLSGLVAACVGGRGGHGDVVALPSIHGDGRETEQLLRALAHVYMGGRRVDWHAYERSRAVTSPAKPDRRGVLPPYPLEAHRYWVGSREPAQRARPLASASAAGKQASNGVLGRLLPIPASDDHRYESQVSDRHLPFLSGHVLHGELVFPAAGFVEAMLDAASRRNAVAPDSTTNRWQVASAVSFDNALMLEPGKVVTFGTVVHGTDAAHTNDEGARIEIHACHDTVAPEPEWTLQCAGRIGSMSGVPEAPPLDDWRAQCRDAVSVDRFYERLHATGLEYGGAFRSIRELSRGGDAALARIEIGADCTDDTERVVHPALLDNAFQAVAGALWDAELNTAFVPIGIERIACMPMRGVRTGWCAVRARVQRSLATADLWLYDDDGRCIAIISELRLLAVDPRRFQRVAEPAAVHRHVWRPLVPTHEAAGARADFVLIGNDSVSDAVLSQACEAAGGACAIVKMQVGDMFDGDAGAQRIRIALGDALAGVDARRTVLLYMWPSSDSATADDELARVGAAYRRFASIWREVQNTHWPAGAPTLCIVTQAAQRIPGVDRRVSPFQAAAWGVARSLMHESGEIPVFAVDLPGPDSASCASALAALAGATVAGETQFVSRGDVVYVPRLVERDVGAAQPLARGAYLVTGGRGAIGTRVIERLIRNGVPKIVSASRQLPVDSERARLASIADSHGSIIEFVAADVAVAADVDALVHALEADATHPLVGVLHAAGTLDDGLLATQPMSDVMRVLAPKIAGTLNLHRATAHLSLRHFVSFSSIVACIGSPGQCAYAAANAYVDALTASRNDDGLPGHTMNWGLWGGNGMVDQLDAHQLRRIASFGLNPIEPDVALSMFDALVAEPDGQTQIWSVDVDTLIKRSPSRAMGALLSELATPSSPTSRPSRAGPRLRERLDGLPADERMQLLREHMTDAVATTLHASSVRIAPDIPLIELGLDSLMAAEFRNALRTELGVDVPFGRLLEGATIDDVVRTIAAMLDRDDRQAPGATRPSRAADRIDAVSREATFGLEMEGGEL; encoded by the coding sequence ATGGGCTGCCGTCTTCCCGGCGGCGCGGATTCCGCCGACGCGCTCTGGTCGATGCTCGCGGAAGGCACCGACGCCGTCGGCCCCGTGCCGGCCGATCGCTGGACGGATGCCGTCTACGACCCTCGACCGGGCCGCCGCGACACGAGCTACAGCCGGCACGGCGGTTTCATCGACGACGTCGATCGTTTCGACGCGGCGTTCTTCGGCGTGTCGGACCGCGAAGCGTCGCACATCGATCCGCAGCAGCGTCTGCTGCTCGAATGCACGTGGCGAGCGCTCGAGGACGCCGGCTTTTCACGAGAGACGATCGCGCCGTACCGCACCGGTGTGTTTGTTGGCTCGTCGGTCGACGACTATGCACGGGTAAGCGAAGGCGTGCCCGACGACGCGCTCAGCTACGCGCAAACGTCGCTGGGCACCGCACGCCCCTTCGCGGCCGGCCGCATTTCCTACCTGTTCGGCTTTCACGGCCCGGCGTTGCATCTCGACACCGCCTGTTCGTCGTCGCTCGTCGCCGTACATCTGGCCTGCCACAGCCTGCGCACCCGCGAGTCCGACGTCGCATTCGCCGGCGGCGTGAACCTGATGCTGTCGCCGGAGATGACGATCGCGCTGAGCGAGCTTCAGGCACTGTCGCCAAGCGGGCGCTGCCGGACGTTCGACGCGGCCGCCGACGGCTACGTGCGCGGCGAGGGCTGCGGAGTCGTCGCGCTGATGCGCCTGTCCGACGCCCGCGAGCAGGGCAGATCGATCCGTGCGGTGATCCGCGGCTCCGCGGTCAATCACGACGGTCGCAGCAACGGGATGACCGCGCCGAACGGCCGAGCGCAACGGGACGTGATCCGCGAGGCGCTCGAGCGCGCCGGCGTGTCGCCGGCTGACGTCGATTACGTCGAGGCACACGGCACGGGTACGCCGCTAGGCGATCCGATCGAGCTTCGTGCGCTCGAGGACGTGTATTGCCGCGGGTCGAGTCGCACCCAGGATTTGTACGTGGGCAGCATCAAGACGAATATCGGCCACCTCGAGTCGGCGGCTGCGGTCGCCGGTTTGATGAAGGTCATTTGCGCGCTGCAGAAAGGGGAACTGCCGCGACACCTGCATTTCGACACGCCAACCGCACACGTCGACTGGCAGACCAATGGCATTCGCGTCGCGTCCGAACATGCGGCATGGCCGTCGTCACGACCGGGTCGACGGGTCGCGGCGATCAGTTCGTTCGGCATGAGCGGCACGAACGCGCACCTGATCGTCGAAGCGTGGCAGGGCGAACACACGTCGCATTCAGACGCGAGCGCCGCTCTCCCCGGGCACGCGCGCTTCGACATCTGGCCGTTGTCGGCACACACGGCGCCGATGCTGAAGCAGGCGATTGGAGCGTGCGCGGCGCATTTGCATGCCGACGCATCGCTTGCACCGGATGCCGTCGCGAGCGCGCTGCGCATCAAGCGCGACAGCCATCGGCACCGTGTCGCGATCGTCGCGGACTCTCGCGATGCGCTGCTCGACGCACTTTCGGCAGCGGAGCGGGCAATTTCCATGCGGCACGTGCCGCCCGGGGGCGTCCGGGACCGGCTCGCGTTCCTGTTCACCGGGCAGGGCGCGCAGCGTGCGGGCATGGCGCGTCAACTGTATCGGGACTTCGGGCCGTTTCGCGACGTATTCGACGCATGCGACGTCCACGTCGAAGCGCAGGGAGAGCTGTCGCTCGTAGACGTGCTGTGGGGCGATCACCAGGACAGGATCCACGAGACGCGCCATACGCAGCCTGCGATGTTCGCGCTCGAGGTTGCCCTTGCGCGCTTGTGGATGCACTGGGGCGTCGTGCCTGACGTGGTGATGGGCCATAGCATCGGTGAGTACGCGGCTGCCTGTATCGCCGGCGTGTTTTCGATCGAGGACGGCTGTCGTCTCGTGACGGCGCGCGGTCGGTTGATGGATACGCTCACCGCGCCGGGCCGGGCCCTCGCGGTGTTCGCGAACGTGAGTCAGGTCGCCGACGCCGTGCGCGACTACCCGGGACGTGTCGCAATCGCCGCTGACAACGCGCCGGATAGCGTGCTCGTGTCCGGCGATCCGGACGCCATCGAATCGCTCGAGCGGCTGTTTGCAGCGAGCGGAATCGCGACGAAGGTGCTGGCAGCGTCGCGCGCATTCCATTCGCCGCTGATGGATTCGATGCTTGACGAATTCGGCGCAGTCGCGGCGACAGTGCAGTATCGGGCGCCTGCCATTCCGATCGTATCCAATGTAACCGGCCGTTTCGAAACCGAACGTTTGTGCGATCCGGCGTATTGGGTCGAGCACGTTCGCGCAACGGTTGCCTTCCGCGCGGGTGTCGACACGTTGCTCGATGACAAGGTGACGACGGTCGTCGAGATCGGACCAGGCAAGACGCTTTCAGGCCTCGTCGCCGCATGCGTCGGGGGGCGGGGCGGCCATGGCGATGTTGTCGCGTTGCCGTCGATCCACGGCGACGGGCGTGAGACCGAGCAGTTGTTGCGCGCATTGGCGCATGTCTATATGGGCGGCCGTCGCGTCGACTGGCACGCATACGAGCGTTCCCGAGCCGTGACGTCCCCGGCGAAACCCGATCGCCGCGGCGTGCTGCCGCCGTACCCGCTCGAAGCCCACCGTTATTGGGTTGGTTCCCGGGAGCCGGCGCAGCGGGCGAGACCGCTGGCGAGCGCGTCCGCAGCAGGCAAGCAGGCAAGTAACGGCGTGCTCGGTCGTCTCCTCCCGATACCTGCATCGGACGATCATCGTTACGAGAGCCAGGTGTCCGATCGACATCTGCCGTTCCTGAGCGGACATGTTCTGCATGGAGAACTCGTTTTTCCGGCGGCAGGATTCGTCGAGGCAATGCTCGATGCCGCATCGCGGCGGAATGCCGTCGCACCGGACTCCACGACCAATCGCTGGCAAGTCGCGAGCGCGGTGTCGTTTGACAACGCGCTCATGCTGGAACCGGGGAAAGTGGTCACGTTCGGCACGGTCGTGCACGGAACCGATGCCGCGCATACGAACGACGAAGGGGCCCGGATCGAGATTCACGCGTGTCACGACACGGTGGCTCCCGAACCTGAATGGACCTTGCAATGCGCGGGGCGGATCGGGTCGATGAGCGGCGTACCCGAGGCGCCGCCGCTTGACGACTGGCGCGCGCAATGCCGTGACGCCGTGTCCGTCGACAGGTTCTATGAGCGATTGCATGCCACCGGGCTCGAATATGGTGGTGCGTTTCGTTCGATTCGCGAGCTGTCGCGCGGCGGCGATGCCGCGCTGGCCCGAATCGAGATTGGAGCGGACTGCACCGACGATACCGAGCGCGTCGTACATCCGGCGCTGCTCGACAACGCGTTTCAGGCCGTTGCCGGCGCGCTGTGGGATGCGGAGCTGAACACCGCGTTCGTACCGATCGGCATCGAACGGATCGCTTGCATGCCAATGCGGGGCGTGCGGACCGGGTGGTGCGCCGTGCGCGCACGGGTGCAGCGTAGTCTTGCTACGGCCGATCTCTGGTTGTATGACGACGACGGTCGCTGCATCGCAATCATCTCCGAACTGCGGTTGCTTGCGGTCGACCCGCGCCGATTCCAGCGTGTCGCGGAGCCGGCTGCGGTGCACCGGCACGTATGGCGGCCGCTGGTACCCACGCACGAAGCGGCTGGCGCTCGCGCGGATTTCGTGCTGATCGGCAACGATTCGGTATCGGACGCGGTGCTTTCGCAAGCGTGCGAAGCGGCTGGAGGTGCCTGTGCAATTGTGAAAATGCAGGTCGGTGACATGTTCGACGGCGACGCTGGCGCACAGCGCATTCGTATTGCACTCGGCGACGCGCTCGCAGGCGTGGACGCACGACGAACCGTACTGCTCTACATGTGGCCGTCGTCCGATAGTGCAACCGCGGATGACGAACTGGCTCGAGTCGGCGCCGCTTATCGTCGCTTCGCCAGCATTTGGCGCGAAGTGCAGAATACCCATTGGCCGGCGGGCGCGCCCACCTTGTGCATCGTGACGCAGGCGGCACAGCGCATACCCGGTGTCGACCGCCGCGTGTCTCCTTTTCAGGCAGCCGCATGGGGCGTCGCGCGCAGCCTCATGCACGAAAGCGGTGAAATTCCGGTGTTTGCGGTCGATTTACCGGGGCCGGATTCCGCGTCTTGCGCGAGCGCGCTGGCTGCGCTGGCGGGAGCCACGGTGGCTGGCGAGACGCAGTTCGTGTCGCGGGGCGATGTCGTGTACGTCCCGCGGCTCGTCGAGCGCGATGTCGGCGCGGCGCAACCACTTGCGCGCGGCGCTTATCTGGTGACGGGCGGGCGAGGTGCGATCGGCACGCGGGTGATCGAGCGGCTGATCCGGAATGGCGTACCGAAGATCGTGTCCGCAAGCCGCCAGTTGCCTGTGGACAGCGAGCGCGCACGGCTTGCTTCCATCGCCGACTCGCACGGCTCGATCATCGAGTTTGTCGCTGCCGATGTCGCCGTGGCGGCTGACGTGGACGCACTCGTCCATGCGCTCGAAGCCGACGCCACGCATCCGCTCGTCGGTGTCCTGCATGCGGCGGGCACGCTCGACGACGGCTTGCTCGCGACCCAGCCGATGTCCGACGTGATGAGGGTACTTGCACCGAAAATCGCCGGAACGCTGAACCTGCATCGCGCGACCGCGCATCTATCGCTGCGACACTTCGTGTCGTTCTCGTCGATCGTGGCCTGTATCGGCTCGCCCGGGCAATGCGCCTACGCAGCGGCAAACGCATACGTGGACGCGCTGACGGCCTCGCGCAATGACGACGGCCTGCCCGGGCACACCATGAACTGGGGCCTGTGGGGAGGTAACGGGATGGTCGATCAGCTCGACGCGCACCAGTTGCGCCGTATCGCATCGTTCGGCCTCAACCCGATTGAGCCGGACGTCGCACTGAGCATGTTCGATGCGCTGGTCGCCGAACCGGACGGGCAGACGCAGATCTGGAGCGTGGACGTCGATACGCTGATCAAGCGCAGCCCGAGCCGGGCGATGGGGGCGTTGTTGTCGGAACTTGCGACACCGTCGAGTCCGACGAGCCGCCCGTCTCGTGCGGGCCCGCGATTGCGCGAGCGCCTGGACGGCTTGCCCGCCGACGAACGCATGCAACTGCTGCGCGAACACATGACCGACGCAGTCGCGACGACATTGCACGCGTCCAGCGTGCGGATCGCTCCCGATATCCCGTTGATCGAGCTTGGGCTCGATTCGCTGATGGCCGCGGAATTCCGCAATGCGTTGCGCACCGAACTGGGCGTCGATGTTCCGTTCGGGCGGTTGCTGGAAGGCGCGACCATCGACGACGTCGTGCGCACCATCGCGGCGATGCTCGATCGTGATGACCGGCAGGCGCCCGGTGCGACACGGCCGTCGCGCGCTGCGGACCGGATTGACGCGGTATCCCGCGAAGCGACGTTCGGCCTGGAAATGGAAGGAGGGGAGCTGTGA